A part of Antechinus flavipes isolate AdamAnt ecotype Samford, QLD, Australia chromosome 6, AdamAnt_v2, whole genome shotgun sequence genomic DNA contains:
- the LOC127540621 gene encoding olfactory receptor 480-like — MSGNNCTAVTEFIILGLTDDPTLRVILFVIFLSVYAVTLVSNLSIIILIKNSSQLHTPMYLFLSHLAFVDIGYSSSVTPIMLKSFVVDRTIIPLGGCVTQLCFGVIYGTAECFLLAVMAYDRYVAICNPLLYSTNMSPKVCTLLLIASYMGGSVNSWIFIGCLLNRSFCQSNKINHFFCDYAPLLKLSNYQDDLAEILPASSAGSIILITVLIITVSYVYILFSVLKIKSTEGRSKAFSTCTSHLTAVILFYGTITFIYVMPKSSYSTDQNKVVSVFYIVLIPMLNPLIYSLRNNEVKGALKKLMNRNHCFS, encoded by the coding sequence ATGTCTGGCAATAACTGCACTGCTGtaactgaattcattattttgGGATTAACAGATGATCCAACCCTTCGTGTCATCCTCTTTGTGATATTTCTCAGTGTCTATGCTGTCACCTTAGTCAGTAACCTTAGCATAATCATATTGATCAAAAATAGCTCCCAACTTCACACTCCAATGTACCTTTTCCTCAGCCACTTGGCATTTGTGGATATAGGATATTCCTCATCTGTCACACCTATTATGCTCAAGAGCTTTGTTGTAGACAGAACCATAATCCCTCTTGGAGGCTGTGTGACCCAGTTGTGCTTTGGAGTCATTTATGGGACAGCTGAGTGCTTCCTGCTGGCTGTGATGGCTTATGATCGGTATGTGGCCATCTGTAACCCCCTACTCTACTCCACCAACATGTCCCCTAAGGTTTGCACTCTGTTACTCATAGCATCCTATATGGGTGGTTCTGTGAATTCTTGGATTTTCATTGGCTGCTTATTGAATCGGTCCTTCTGTCAATCCAATAAGATCAATCACTTTTTTTGTGATTATGCACCACTTTTGAAACTTTCTAACTACCAAGATGATCTCGCTGAAATTCTTCCTGCTTCCTCTGCTGGGTCAATAATTTTGATCACAGTGCTAATTATCACGGTCTCTTATGTATACATCCTTTTCTCTGTCCTGAAGATAAAATCCACTGAGGGAAGATCCAAAGCTTTCTCAACTTGTACTTCCCACCTCACAGCAGTTATTCTCTTCTATGGcaccattacattcatttatgtGATGCCTAAGTCCAGCTACTCAACAGATCAGAATAAAGTGGTGTCTGTTTTCTACATTGTATTGATCCCCATGTTGAACCCTTTGATCTACAGTCTAAGGAATAATGAAGTGAAAGGGGCCCTGAAAAAACTGATGAATAGGAACCATTGCTTTTCATGA
- the LOC127541510 gene encoding olfactory receptor 508-like, translating to MSGNNCTAVTEFIILGLTDDPTLRVILFVIFLGVYAVTLVGNLSIIILIRNSSQLHTPMYLFLSHLAFIDTAYSSTVTPVMLKNFLVDKITIPLEGCVAQMFCGGTFGMAECFLLAVMAYDRYMAICRPLLYFTNMSTRVCTLLLITSYLGGCVNTCVVTGCLLNRSFCGPNKINHFFCDYSPLVKLSYSQDNIVEILPAAVTGLVIVVTVLIIIISYVYILFSVLKINSSEGRSKAFSTCTSHLTAVTLFYGTITFIYVLPKSSYTTDENKVVSVFYIVMIPMLNPLIYSLRNNEVKGALKKLMNRKYLFFMNSTQ from the coding sequence ATGTCTGGCAATAACTGCACTGCTGtaactgaattcattattttgGGATTAACTGATGATCCAACTCTTCGTGTCATCCTCTTTGTGATATTTCTGGGTGTCTATGCTGTCACATTAGTCGGTAATCTTAGCATAATCATATTGATCAGAAATAGCTCCCAACTTCACACTCCAATGTATCTTTTTCTCAGCCATTTGGCTTTTATAGACACTGCATATTCCTCAACTGTCACACCTGTTATGCTCAAGAACTTCCTTGTGGACAAAATAACAATTCCTCTAGAAGGCTGTGTGGCCCAAATGTTCTGTGGAGGCACTTTTGGGATGGCCGAGTGCTTTCTGCTTGCTGTGATGGCCTATGATCGGTATATGGCCATCTGTAGACCCCTACTCTACTTCACCAACATGTCTACTAGGGTCTGCACTCTGTTACTCATCACATCCTATCTAGGTGGCTGTGTAAATACTTGTGTTGTTACTGGTTGCTTATTAAATCGGTCTTTCTGTGGACCCAACAAGATCAATCACTTTTTCTGTGATTATTCACCACTTGTGAAACTTTCCTACTCCCAAGATAATATTGTGGAAATTCTTCCAGCTGCGGTTACTGGGTTAGTAATTGTGGTCACAGTGTTAATTATCATAATTTCTTATGTATACATCCTATTCTCTGTCCTGAAGATAAATTCTTCTGAGGGGAGATCCAAAGCTTTCTCAACTTGTACCTCCCACCTCACAGCAGTCACTCTGTTTTATGGTACTATTACATTCATTTATGTGCTGCCTAAGTCTAGCTACACAACAGATGAAAATAAAGTGGTGTCTGTTTTCTATATTGTAATGATCCCAATGTTGAACCCTTTAATCTACAGTCTAAGGAACAATGAAGTAAAGGGGGCCCTGAAAAAACTCATGAATAGGAAATAcctttttttcatgaattcaactcaataa